From a single Porites lutea chromosome 10, jaPorLute2.1, whole genome shotgun sequence genomic region:
- the LOC140949672 gene encoding uncharacterized protein, whose amino-acid sequence MCSSLFTWFLLFKVLLSVLAETAYTQGLDSGFRQDFFMQDDHHYLNVPRLETFTVSDKLACNINCLRNPSCLSVNLAAIETAADEKIWCELLSSEKNSNPEKYKRNKTSHHLSSFLKTSCVSSPCRNGGTCVSSFNHHTFYCNCREGFVGVSCEVAIKSCQDLYHFEPQKLNQSQVVTVIFDSRPTQILCHMGDFGCGYEGWTPVTKMNGSKQTFHYDASLWRNNETFNLDGGKTGFDSQETKLPSYWNTSFSKICLGLKIGQQISFIVINRSASSLHSLIADGQFRATSLGRDTWKLLIGPEASLQVGCNKEGFNSHVVGRVHSKARIGIISNQENHCNSCDSRIGFGTGGLHDDTNSCGNQATHSLFVYLFVLSKHITCASGAWK is encoded by the exons ATGTGTTCTTCATTATTCACttggtttcttcttttcaaagttttacTGTCAGTACTTGCTGAGACAGCTTATACACAAG GTTTGGACTCCGGGTTTCGCCAAGATTTTTTCATGCAAGACGATCATCACTATCTAAATGTTCCTAGACTTGAAACATTCACTGTCTCCGACAAGCTTGCCTGCAACATTAATTGCTTGAGAAATCCTTCTTGCTTGTCTGTTAATCTGGCCGCCATCGAAACTGCAGCCGATGAAAAGATTTGGTGCGAGTTGTTGTCCTCTGAAAAGAACAGCAACCCCGAGAAgtataaaagaaacaagaccTCCCATCATTTAAGTTCCTTCTTGAAG ACCTCTTGCGTTTCCTCGCCGTGCCGCAATGGAGGTACATGTGTGTCAAGCTTCAACCATCACACTTTTTATTGCAATTGCAGAGAAGGTTTTGTTGGAGTATCTTGCGAAGTAG ctatAAAGTCATGTCAAGACTTGTATCATTTTGAGCCACAAAA GTTGAACCAAAGCCAGGTAGTAACAGTCATCTTTGATTCAAGACCTACTCAAATTCTTTGTCACATGGGAGATTTTGGATGTGGATATGAAGGATGGACACCCGTCACGAAGATGAACGGTAGCAAG CAAACCTTTCATTACGATGCCTCCCTCTGGAGGAACAACGAAACTTTTAACCTTGATGGAGGGAAGACCGGATTTGACTCCCAGGAGACCAAACTGCCCTCCTACTGGAACACATCTTTCTCCAAGATCTGCCTCGGCCTGAAGATCGGTCAGCAGATCAGTTTCATTGTAATCAACAGGAGCGCCAGTTCTCTACACTCTTTGATCGCTGACGGACAATTTCGCGCTACTTCTCTGGGTCGCGACACGTGGAAATTGTTGATTGGTCCTGAGGCGTCCCTGCAGGTTGGGTGTAACAAAGAAGGGTTCAACAGTCATGTGGTCGGCAGAGTCCATTCCAAAGCCAGGATCGGTATCATTAGTAACCAGGAAAACCATTGCAATTCCTGTGACTCTAGAATTGGGTTTGGTACTGGTGGGTTACATGATGACACCAACTCCTGTGGAAACCAGGCTACCCACAGTCTTT ttgtatatttatttgttcTCTCAAAACACATAACTTGCGCatcaggcgcttggaagtag